The sequence TAGGAGTCTATTAAAAGTCAGTTTGATTTGAATACTCTCTTGCAATTTGCACATGATTGAGAAATTATAATTTGTAATTAAATCCCTCCCCGAATTAAAAACGAATAATTATAATGATTTTAAATAAAAGTGTATTCTAATAATAACCTCTATAAATTTTCTTTTTCAGTTGAAAAAAAATAGATTAGAATTATAGGTTGAGattgatattttaataatttagcACGAGGAGGAGCTGTAGATACTGTGCCAAAGGAGACTTAGACTTGGTCCAAGTCAAAATTAAGGGGTTTAATTTTGGAATCATGGTGGCCACCATGTCCCAAGTTAGGCTACTTGATGGAAGCTGGTTTCCAAGAATTAGAGAAAAGTCGGTTCGATTTTGGtcaaaaaaacatattaattaCGTGTGTCAAATTAACTACTAATATGCCCATTATTGATTTAAACTAGTGGTCAACGTCATATGTGTGCCACGTAATGAACCAACGCacattaaattgataaaatattattttaaggtaaaatcGAAGTGTTCAAAATTGATTTGGAGCCATGAACTCCATTAAAAACATATAGATTTCACATAACCAAAATAAAATTGGACTATTGAATGGTGTACTCTCGCTAGTGTCTCGTTAACTCAAATATTTATAAAAGAGAGAGAATTATAATTGAGCCATGTCATGGAAATAACATCTAATTTGAATGCAGTCTTTGTTTTATGATATGAGCCAATGACCTGTCATATTTTTTAGAGAAGATATAATGCTTTGTGATATCATCATTGCTTATTAATTCGTCCAGATCCTATGTTGTAGTATCTACTCAAAGATTTCTGAGATACTTGACTGATTTTATTTGGGCCCTTGCTTGCTGACTCGATACATAAATTACTGGAAAAAGTATCGATATATAATATAACTTCAACGGTGTCTACTCagaaaattttgtaaaaaaaatttcataattaatcaTTGTTTTTTACTCTTTCCAAACACGGCCTCAATCAATAACCTCAAATCACATGTTTGATGTATGTTTCAATGCCACCACAAAACTTCGGGACCTCGGGTACTCTAAATCTCATCAGTCAAAATTGACCCTCTTGGATCAATCCTTGGCCGGATGAGACCAGTACATCATTTTCAAACCATCATACATTCTAACATACTATGTATTATGTATAACCAAATAACGAAACAAAAGACAAGGGAAACACACCACTTGCAGCAATTCCGGACCGTTGTACTACAGATATACTGCAACTGAAAGCATCGGTCGGATCTCCCTGAAACAAGTTATCAGTTTAGGAACTGGAAAAAATTTCCCAAGTTCAAGCTGTAAATTCCATTATGACCATCAGCCTAAAACATGTCGAATGATCTAGCTAGCCTACAACACGGCCCCGGGCTAGTAAGACCAGGAATTTCAATGTACCAAGGCCACCAAAATTTCAATTTGCTATTGTGGTGGAAAAAGAATCAATGAATAGGTAACCTATGCTAGCTATACAAACAAAACCGGGCTCATTTACAACTTGTAATCTTGATCTAAAAACTTCTCATAAGATGTTCCTTGGAGAGTCTTCTTTACATCCTCCCAGTTTTCTACTTGTGAAGACAAAGACCCTTTGTGAATCTTCACTTGCCGACTACGCAACTCCATTTGCGGCACCCTCAAAAAATCTTGAACGTCTGCCAATATCTTGGGGGAAAaaatgaaggaaaaaaaaaaagacgaaCCAAAAGGTGAAGAACTGAGTGGCAAAGAAAATAGGATGCAAGCTTCTTGGATGCTGAGTGTTGAATATCTTACTTTTCGTTTTTTTAGAATGTCCTCATAGTAGAGGATGATATGCCGAGTGTTCTTGAAATATTCCAAGGATTTGGTAACCAAGTCTTCTAGTTGCTTTAGACTTGGTATAAGTGTAGTTGTGTCGACTGTTGGCTTGTATTTAGCTAGTATTTCAGCCTGCAcggttaaaaaaataaattaagagcCTGCATAAGGTCTTCATTCTGTTTTCATAACCACCTACGCAGACCCAGCAGCAGCGAAAGGAGGACGATCCTCCCAtcagtttattttattttttcaaaccaTTTTAGCCCCCATAGGAAATCCTGGGTTTGCTTGCTCATGCTAACAACTCTTTCTTTGATATTTACACGAATgagaaaacaagaaaaagagGAGGGAGCTAGAAGACCTCCTCGTGTGAATGCACATGAGATTTGTGAGTCCCATTCAGTGGTTTGGCATTTTGATCGTAAGAATTTGCGAGAACCGAAATCATTCTGCGCAATAGGTTCCTTCTGAAAAGAAAAATTGCTGAAACTCCTTTGGCATTGAAGTAATTCACTATTTCTTCATGATGTTGCGTTAAGCCCTACAGAGAGAGAAAAAAGAATGCAAGAAACAAGACATAAGAGCACAAGAATAAGGTATTTGCCTTTGAATCAACTACCTTGTGGGCAAATTACAGGAtgaattattatagaaattataCAATTTATCAACATCTCAACATGAGCCTTACTCACAAGTTTGACATGCAAATGAAAATTGAACATGTGTGCCAAATAAAACCCAAGACAAAGTTCCTGCCGAATTTGTGAAAATTTATTTGACGACTTGTACAAATGTGTGAACTAGAAAAAAGGGATGTGTACAGGTCTTCTTTCAAGAAATAATAGACCAGATAAGATATAGAAAGGATATAATTGCCTTAttcttatataaaaaaaatcaaatgttACATAACAAGTGATGAACCTTATTTAATCGATATAGTTGGTCACGACTCACGAATACAAATTTCAAACAATCTATATTCCATTTTCATTCTTCTCCAGTACACATTAACAGATTAGCTTAGATTTGACATTTATTTAAGATGTCCACATGGaaaccattttaaaaaaaattccaattcAGTATAGTGGATGACATAAAGGAAAAAATGCTAAGAAAATTACAACAtagaacaataaaataaataaagcatTGACTAGTTTACCCATTAAACAAAATGTagaagtttaaaatatttacaCTATAATGCGTATATGAAAGATTTGTGGGGaaacaaaaacaataacaaaGGGATTACCAGCAACAAGGTACAAGTACATCAAGTTGACAACTTGACATAAATAAGTATTGCACacaaacatgaattaaatattcgaCCATAGTTTGCTCCAAGTTTCTTAAATAATGCATCAATAATAAACTACCTAAATGGATCATCTTTCTTCTAAACACTTATGTTATTGATAATGCCATTAGGTGAGTGCACATCAAGACACCGTTTTTATCCTTCGGGTTGGCAAGTTCTAGTCTCGTTTCTACAGGATTAGAGCAATTACGAAAACCACAACCCCtgattaaaataaaacatattgtTACCAAAGGATTATTCTTTCATAATACGCTAAAAATCTCGAATCTTGATTATGTGAAGGTGGCGTGCCAATTAGGTCAACATAAGATACAATATTATAATCATTTCAAAGTCAATGGAATTTCACAGACATATAGGATGCAAGATCCTGTTTACCTGATTAAGCATCCATTTCAATCCAACAGCAGCTGTGCACTCATTCTTAGAGGCACTTGTGAACCAGTCTAAATTATAGATTTTGTCCAAAGTGTCCACAATAGTCGTTATGTTACTTCTCCGAACCTTAACCGAGAATATTTCCCCATTAGAGCTAATGTTAACATGACTGTTCAATAGTGTTTCGAACCATCCACTCCCAGACCTCTGCGTAGACAAAATTGCAAAATATCGTACCGGATTGCATGCACATTCTCCCCTAGTAATCACCAAAAACATTTCAGctaattcaaatcaaacttcaaaATCAAATTATTCAAGAAACAAAGGTTCATAAAACAATCTTACCGGCTAAAAGACTTTGGCTTTGGAAAATGCAGAAAAAGTTTTTCCAAGGGTTCGACATTAGTCAATTCACATGGTCTCTCTACCACTTCAACGTTCGATAAACGTTCAAGCGACCGTCCCCCAATTTGCCTAAGACAGACCGAACATATATATACACCACACACCATCACAAAAATCAACACCGCCATCCTCAATAACAGTGGATTTTTCTTTGGAGTTTTTATGATTAAGTTATCCTGAAACTCAAATAGACATCAGAATGTCAGGAAAGAAGAATCAAATAGCAGCTGAATTGAGCTTCGGGAGTACTCAGTAGGGGTAACAAGAAATCTCAGGCAAAAAAGATTAGGGAACTTACCTTcgaaaaattaaatgaaatgtCAAATTTTAATTGAACAACATACATAAATACAAGAACTAGTCTATGCATAATGGACAAGATTCCACCCTTGAATTTTAAAGAAAGTCAATTAGATTTATGCAAGCCACTCGCCAATCAGAGTCTCGTATGTATGCCAAAATTAtgataaaaaccaaaaacaacaaaaacaaaagtgCTTTAATTTCCAACATACCCCGATCAAGAAAACACCAacccataaaaaaaaattaaataaataaagctaTCCAGAGAGAAACTTTATCTAGATTCCATTAGGGAAGGCATTCCATAATCTTACCTCTAAACAATAAATTAACCTCAAAACAGCTATTTTATAAGAAACACAAATTGCAGAAAggccaaaaaaaaaaggaagggGTATACCTTGGCGAAGAAACAGAGATCGTCCGCCATGATTTGTTTCCTGTTTTCTCAGCCGAGAAGAAGCGAGCAGACATTCAAGAATTGCTCACCCTTTTCTATTTTTGGCTTTATTATCATAATTCACTACAATGGGTAAATTTTTCCCTTTTTTGGCGTAGAATTTTACATGCAACAACACGTGTATGTGTATCTGCGGATATTCTCGTGAAGAATAATAACACTACGGGGGTGCTTCAAAAGACCCATTGCCCCGCTCCTTTTTTTCCTTGTAAATCTAATCTCTCAAGATTTTCATCAGAATTTTGGGCTCTTTCTTTAATGATGATGCCGCTTTTTTctcactctctctctctctagaTCCTTTTTTCTTCCTCTGATGTGGAAACTTCGTCCCAGGCTCCGAGGAAGCAATTGGAACGGGTCCACACATTAGATAAAGCTACGGCCCAGTGGTATGACTTCTGACGGCCCATGTGGGTAACGGGTCAATCTATTTATTTGGGTCTCATATCTAATTTGTTTTTCAAAGAGAGATCTAGAAGCTCTGATAAACGAATTTATGGTTTGCACAACTTCTTGtgttatataataataatattcacATAAAACAAGGAAAGAACAATACTACAAAACTGGTATCCTAGCTTTCACTCCACTCCACCCCCTGCATAGAGTTGTAGTttcattctttcaaaaattaataataataaattaataattactaATTATAGTTTCATAAAAGAAAATTGtatatttagtaaaaaaaaattgttttaattaaatattatttttttaaaaaaaattgtttatcaAAAAGATGGGAAAAGTTGAAACTTTTAAATTCCATAGCttttctggaaaaaaaaaaaccgaaagAAATGAAGTTGTACCTATGTCATGAAACACTCTCTACGTCCCAATTATATTATCCATGTTTCTTTTCCaataacttttttttaatttgtgtgAAAAATAAAAGAGGACAATATATATGAGACAGAGAAAGTGtgtttttttgtaaattttataaaataattaataattttgttattatttaacaaatattttaataaggtaaaataattttataaatagttAATGATATTAATTAATATGAATAAAtcgattaaaaaatttaaacatataatataaaaacTGGACTATATAACGTGACTGAAAGAAGGAACAAATTCTGCTTAAATAAATGAGATTGATCGAATATTTGACagattaataaaaagaaaaataaaaagaaatctAATCTTTTACACGTGTGGACAGAGTGAGTTAGTTGTGAGtattgttaattaattaattaattaatgggtCATTATTTGAATTCAAGTGCATCTTCCTTGACCATTCCGTGAGTGAAGAACCGACAAAAAAACGCACACACACTCTCCTCTGCTCTTCCTGCGCTTCAATGGCTTCCGATTCCAAGGAAATCGCCATCGATATGCAGTTTTTCCACATGTACACCGACGGAACCGTCAAAAGATTCCTCCCCAATCAGTTTATCCCCCCGTCCGACGACGACCCGAGCGCCGCCGTCCGATCCAAAGACGTCGTGATCGACTCCGAAACCGGCCTTTCCGTCCGTATTTTCATGCCGGGCCGCCGCGATGCAACTCAGAAAATCCCCCTCGTCGTGTACATTCACGGCGGGGCGTTCTGTATCGGGTCGGTCACGGGCCCTACGTATCACAATTACGTCGCCGATTTAGTCGACAAGGCGAACGTCGTCGCCGTCTCGGTTCAGTACAGGTTGGCTCCCGAGCACCCTCTTCCGATCGCGTTCGACGACTCGTGGGCTGCTTTCCAGTGGGTGATTTCGCACGCCAGCAGCAGCTCCGGAGGCCCGGATCCATGGCTGAACGAGCACGCCGACTTCCGCCGCGTGTTCCTCGGGGGAGACAGCGCCGGAGGCAACATAGCGAACGACGTCGCGGTCAGGGCCGGAGACAGCAAGCTCCCGGCGGGTGTGGGAGTGGAAGGGATATTCCTGATGCATCCTTGGTTCGGAGGGAAAGAGGTGGACAAACTGTACAAGATGCTATGCCCGACGAGCAGCGGCCGGGACGACGATCCGCGGGTGAACCCGGCGGTGGACCCGAGGATAGGGACGATGGCGGGGCGGCGGGTGCTGTTCTGCTTGGCGGAGAAGGATTGGTTGAGGAACAGGGGAATGGGTTACTGCGAAGAGCTGAAGAAGAGCTCGTGGGGCGGAGAGGTGGAGGTGATGGAGAGCCAAGGAGAAGGCCACTGCTTCCATTTGTTCCATCCCAATACTCACAATGCTGTGGCTCTCATGGATCGACTCGTTGCCTTCTTCAATCGTCCTTAGATCATTCTGCCAGGTAATATTCATATTATGATTATCTGGctctgtttatttatttatttttttggataaCTTTTCgttaataaaatttcacaaaatttcaaatttttgttaacgaaaaaGCCGACGAAACACTACCTAAAACTAGTTGATCTTAGATCTCAACCTTAGCCCAACTAAGACTTGATTGGCGCGGGCTTGGTATTATCTAAAGACGAGGTGATTGTTAAATTCATATATGACATGTGAAGATGTATTTAATTGTATATGCATGTTAAGtctattgaaaaataaataaactatatCCTTCCATAAGGCCAAAACCGAAAGTCAAAAAAATAATCGACCCAAATTTTAAATTGCTGAATGAACAAAACTTTTTTATTTCTCAGAATGTTTGTTTCTCACAACCATTACTTGTTTAAATAAAGATCACGTATACGTATGCACAATGAGGCCATGGACATTGGTCAAGTTTGGAGACTCCGGTTCTTTTACTATTCTTAATGGTCCAATagcattttaataataatttggaATATgtaagttaattttttttaaatatatataataattataaacatGTATAGTACATAAAATTTCCTATAATTATGAGGCCATCTCCAACCATTCTCTATTTTGGAAAGAAATTCCTCCAACCATCTCTATTTAGTATTTAGTATTTAGTATTTACACTCTCTCCTACTTTAAAGAGTAGGAGAATCACTGTTTCAAACtctcttttttattttgatttttttgtttcattttgacttatattttgtttttgtcaATTTCTTTCTTTAATTAAGCTGGTTTTTGGtattttaattgatttgaagttttttttctatttttctctttttttttaattatcacACTATTCGGGGGAgaaaaaacaaaaggaaataatcaacaaacaaaaaaaaatacaaacataTTTTATTACGAACACAGATAGAATTAAGTTAACTAGCATGCGAGCACATTAGAATTTAGAACATAGAAAATTGCACAAAATAAAcgcattattttttaaaaatcaagtcGCATTTAATTGAGTTCTGTATTATAATATATGAggtaattattgattttaatatGTATTTACTTAATGATTGGGAATGAAAAAAATAGAGAATTTTATAACATTTGAGAGAATATGAGTTGGAgaagaattttaaaataaaaaatataaatctttATTTTGGAGGATAAAGAATTGGGTTGAAAATGCACTGAAGGGTCGATTGTGGGTGAGGAGGGACTCAAACCCCAACTCCGTGATTCGATCTAGGTACGTATTTTATAATTACTCGTGCATCGTAGTATTATTATTGTTCACAAAACTCATCAGAGACGAATTTCTGACAAGTCTGaaccaataaaaaataattaatttttatgtcgAAAGAATTATTTTTTACTACAGTTATAGATCAGATCAATCCATCTGACAAATATAGATGTTCGAGACCGCATAACATGCATGACATGTAGTCATTTTTGTTACAGGAACTCTTCTACTTGGCAAATGATTTAATTTGTACCGAGGCAATTATACACAGCCATAATGGATTAATCTTCTTCTCCTAACAGGGCAGAGGGGACTGGGGATCATCCCATCTCTCTCAATTATATTCACGGGACGTTCCAGTAATGACAGCCTGATTTATGCTTAAggtttttttcttgttttttttaaaacaattatttatatttttccaTGTAATATTGGAACAATAGCTTGGATGCATTATTCATCTTTTGAATTAAATTTCACCTACTCAATATTTGTTGGATCGACCTTATAAAATTGTTGTCAATGCGtgaaaatgatttaaaagtGATCATGGAAATCTTATCTAGTAACCAGGCATTTGACTCATAATTAATCACATTATCGTAATTAACAAGTTCTAGCATTGCTGCTCTGGTTAACAATCCATATTTATTAGGATAAAATATAAATGGCATAAGAAAAATGTTTGATTCGAAGGATAATACATGCATCTTCATTGAATCGTTGACTCAATTATTCTACGAACTATTAAAATTTAcatcattatattatatattcatATACGTTATTTAGAGAGTGCttagcttttggcttaaaaaaatcattttttgtgtgtttcttaaacttagattatgtgttaacttatgtttaacttaattgaaatccaaaagctagtcatgtggtgattatatgATTCTTCAAAaatgattctaataagaagatcattgttaaaatcactctaatcacttatttatcaaacactaccaactttgatttttagattttcacatttgttttcaaacattaccaacttttgatttttcttaacttttttataacctataaattaatcacttctacaaaagcacaatctattgcaaacacctcCTTATTATTTCTATATTATAGACCATTCGCCATTTAATATCGTGAATCAGAACAGTGTTAGTGTAAtctgaatttaatttaatttatggtCTCTTTATGAAATTTTGGTTATGGGTTTTAAAAAGATAATCATATATTGAGAAAGGCCACAAAGAAATAAGAGACCGACAAACATTTAGTTTTAGAACCAAAAAGCTTTGCAATCTCAAATAGGGGtggcaaattttatataaattccGACCCGTCCCGATTCTCAATCCGATCCCGTCCCAAAAGTTTCCCGGCCCGAAATTTTCTCGACCCGAGTGGTCGGGATTTTTTCCAATCCGATTAATTTCgggatcgggatcgggatagGCTACTCTTCCCGACAGGATttccgacccgacccgaatataaaaataatatttttttaataatattttttaattaaaaaaatatttttttaaaaaatttttatgttttaatattaatgtttttataattatataccatataattttttttatatttatctttttaaatattaacattgagttataaatttttattttgttttttttattattatgaataattatatgttttttttattaattaagtagttgttttagtttatttgtaatgtactaaaaatatgttttagtttttttaatggttatatataaaaaaaaattttagtttatttgtaatgtattaaaaaaaattgtttgatttttttcataattttttttaaaaaatatttcataaatttatttttaaaaaaatattattcgggattaccctctcccgacccgacgggatcccgaatgttcgggatcccgaacattcgggtcccgaTATTTATCGGGTGCGGGATCGGAAGAAAAAATATATCCCAATTTTTATCGGAACGGGAATCGGGTAAGggggttacgggacgggtcccgacccgattcCACCCCTAATCTCAAAGGCCCACATAATCTATACACGtgttaaaatgttttttttttttctgagagTAAATGTTAAAATGGTttctcaaattttaaaaatgtgtCATTGCATGATACATATACTTTATCCTCAATATCTGAAATTAATTAGTTGGAACTTCGATTATAAAtttaatacaataaaataaattattttcatatgtgtttaatttgatttatttagCGTTAATGTAATTGTATAATATCTGCAACCAAAAAATTTTATGGtttgattaaatttattaattatttgagtATTCGATCACCTTTTTATTACAAAAGTCAATTtagaaaacattttttaaaacaaattaaagtaaatatttcaaaaatatttttaagaaggtGAGGCTGAATATATGGATGGTTTACAAGAACATTTCTGAAGTTTATGAGGGGACTTAATTAGATCGGAAGGCTAAAGCAAGATTATATAAATTTTTCCGAGTGATTgacataaatttatttatttatttatttatttgtagaTAGATATTATGTTAACTCAATCATATTCATACTTAGATCGGAAGGCTTgctttttaatataaaatttacttaAACACCGTTTGGTTCGAGGAGAGgataaataatatttgaataagtaatataatgtaatataaaataaataaaaaatgatagttaatttagtatttaatttgattgatagatta comes from Henckelia pumila isolate YLH828 chromosome 4, ASM3356847v2, whole genome shotgun sequence and encodes:
- the LOC140864010 gene encoding uncharacterized protein isoform X2 — translated: MADDLCFFAKDNLIIKTPKKNPLLLRMAVLIFVMVCGVYICSVCLRQIGGRSLERLSNVEVVERPCELTNVEPLEKLFLHFPKPKSFSRGECACNPVRYFAILSTQRSGSGWFETLLNSHVNISSNGEIFSVKVRRSNITTIVDTLDKIYNLDWFTSASKNECTAAVGLKWMLNQGLTQHHEEIVNYFNAKGVSAIFLFRRNLLRRMISVLANSYDQNAKPLNGTHKSHVHSHEEAEILAKYKPTVDTTTLIPSLKQLEDLVTKSLEYFKNTRHIILYYEDILKKRKTFKIF
- the LOC140864756 gene encoding 2-hydroxyisoflavanone dehydratase-like, whose translation is MASDSKEIAIDMQFFHMYTDGTVKRFLPNQFIPPSDDDPSAAVRSKDVVIDSETGLSVRIFMPGRRDATQKIPLVVYIHGGAFCIGSVTGPTYHNYVADLVDKANVVAVSVQYRLAPEHPLPIAFDDSWAAFQWVISHASSSSGGPDPWLNEHADFRRVFLGGDSAGGNIANDVAVRAGDSKLPAGVGVEGIFLMHPWFGGKEVDKLYKMLCPTSSGRDDDPRVNPAVDPRIGTMAGRRVLFCLAEKDWLRNRGMGYCEELKKSSWGGEVEVMESQGEGHCFHLFHPNTHNAVALMDRLVAFFNRP
- the LOC140864010 gene encoding uncharacterized protein isoform X1 produces the protein MADDLCFFAKDNLIIKTPKKNPLLLRMAVLIFVMVCGVYICSVCLRQIGGRSLERLSNVEVVERPCELTNVEPLEKLFLHFPKPKSFSRGECACNPVRYFAILSTQRSGSGWFETLLNSHVNISSNGEIFSVKVRRSNITTIVDTLDKIYNLDWFTSASKNECTAAVGLKWMLNQGLTQHHEEIVNYFNAKGVSAIFLFRRNLLRRMISVLANSYDQNAKPLNGTHKSHVHSHEEAEILAKYKPTVDTTTLIPSLKQLEDLVTKSLEYFKNTRHIILYYEDILKKRKILADVQDFLRVPQMELRSRQVKIHKGSLSSQVENWEDVKKTLQGTSYEKFLDQDYKL